The stretch of DNA CGTTTCTATTATATGAAACAATATATTGCTTTCAAACAATATAAAAGTTTAGGCAATGCTAAAAATAAGTAACATTTATGTCCTTGTGAGGGATTGTTCTTCTAAATCTCAGTTTAGGATATCCAATAATAAAAGCAGAATACATATGTTTATTTTTATTGATTTTTGGGAAAAATTCCATTAGTTTATCATGATTAATTTCATCAGCTTTGAGAATAAACAATGAATAAAATCCACCTAAGCCCAATGAATAAGCAAGTAATTCCAAACGAGCATTTGCAATAACCGCACTTGTTTTATCGGTTGAAAATGTTAAAATAAGTTGTTTTCCTTCCCATAATAAAGGATGGAATTCTTTTGTAGTGTTATCTTTTAAATAATCGCCAAATTCTTTAATTCTAAAAAATTCATCTTCTTTAACTTTAATGATTTCATAAACAAGATTCATAAAATCGTCAAGTTTCTCATCCAAAACTACAAATTCAACATCTTGCTGGTTTTGAGCAGAAGGAGAGTAATAAGCCCCTTCAAATAATTTATCAAATGTTTCCTTATCAATTTTTTTATTTTTAAACCAACGCACAGACCTTCTCTGTTTTAAAAATTGAAGTAATTCCTCATATTCAACAGGGATTTCACGAGGATTATAATCTTGAATTCTGTCTTGCTTACCTTCAAAAGACTTAAGTGTAATGGCTTTTTGTTTGCAAATCGCCATACAATGTCCGCATTCGAAGCAATTGCCCCCAGTTTCCACTGCAAAATCTTCTACAATGATATTGTCACGAATACAAACTTGCATGCATTGTTTGCATGCAACACATAACTCCTCATCAATTATTAGCTTCATTTAATCAATTCACCATCTTGGAAAACATTTAAAACATTATCATTATCACTTAAAATGGAAACATCATCTAAAGGATTGGAATTAACCAAAATCAAATCAGCCACACAATTTTCTTTTACTTGACCTAGATTGTTTTGACCTAAAAATTCCGCTGCCTTTATGGTTCCGCAAGCCATTGCTTCAGCTTCACTCATTCCAATGTCGGTTAAATGAACCAATTCTTCCAGATTATGTCCATGAGGAATAACACCACTATCAGTGCCCATTAAAATATTAACACCTTCCTGATAAGCAGCAGCAATATTTTCTTTGTGAACCTTAACTATTTCCTTTAATTTAGCTGTCTTTTCATCGGCATAGCTATCCCAAGCAGGGAACCCATTCTTATATAAAAATTGATGAACCAATAAGGTCGGAACTAAACTAACGTTATTTTTAACCATTTTACAAGCTGTTTTTTTATCAATGAATGTTCCGTGTTCAATTGATGAAAAACCTGCATCAATACAGTTGTTCATCCCTTTTAAACTATGACAATGAGCTGAAACTTTCATATTACTTGCATTAGCTTCACATACAATGGTTTTTAGTTCTTTCTTATTGAATTGTGGAAATTCCGGTGAAGTATTGGTTGTTAAAACTCCTCCACTGCACATTACCTTAATAAAATCAGCACCTGCTCTTTTAACTTCACGAGTCTTTTTTAAGACTTCTTCAATACCATCACATCTTCCCTTTGGAAAACCAGGGTACATTATCTCCATATCCCATCCGGAAGGTAGGAGCAAGTCAAAATGCCCTCCAGTCATGACAAGAGGTGTTATGGATAAATGGATTTTAGGAGCAGTGAATAATTTTCTCTGTTGAGCTAATTTAAAGCCCAAATCAGCAGATCCGCAATCCCTAATTGTTGTTACACCTGCATTGATTGTCTGTAGTGAATGAGGAACAGCATTATAAAAATGAATTCCTAATGGATTTGCCATATTCTCTTCCTTGTGGAAACCTTTTGCAAAAATGTGAGTGTGACAATCAATAAATCCTGGAAGCAAATAATTGTCTTCCCCATCAATGACATCAACCTTGCTTTTTGTAGATATTTTATCTGAAGAAATTTCCTTAATAAAATTATCTTCAATCAATACATTTTGATGAGTTTTTAAATCTTCCTGTGGATTGATAACATTTACATTTTCAATTAGAGTTTGCATATTATCTCCTTTTATAATATTTCAATTGTTCCATTGTCCCCATCAACTTCAACTAAAGTTCCAGTAGTCAAATCTTTAGTTTGGGCCGGTGAGTCCACCATTGGAATATCAGACATTATAGCTCCAGTTGCTATAATTGGCTCTGCATTAAGACAGATTATCGCATTAGGAGCTGTATTGTTCTTCATCATTTGGAAAATAACATAAGAACCCACAGTAGAACCTTTTCCACCAGGGATAAACAGAACCTTGTCTTTTATGCATTCACCTTTTAATTCATGATTAGGGTCAATTATTACACCAGTCTCTGGATTAACCCCACCAAGAAAGCTAATAGGTTCTGATGAAACAATTAATTCACCCTTTCCTTTTCCTTTTGCAATATTTCTACATTTAATCATTAAAATCACTTAGAATAATTCATCCTCAACATGTTCTCCTCTATTGATAGCTTCTGTTGATCTAATAGAGTCAATTAAAGCCCAAATCCAAATAATTGGCATTAAAATAAAACCTATGAGTAAAAATACAAGAATAAATGAAATTATATAACCAAGTATAAATATGATTCCTTTTTTATTCAAACCAAGATATAACTGTCCTAAACCAGGGAATATGATACTTAAAATTGCAGATAATATTACATTTTTTTCTTCAGAAGACCTGATATTAGCTACCCTTACTCCACAATGCGGACAAATTTCAGCATTTATATTGATTTTTTCACCGCATGATTGGCAGAATTTTGTTTTCTGTTCTTCTTCTTGAATAAATTTAAAACCACATTGAGGGCAAAAAGTTGTTCCTATACTAACTTCTGTTCCGCAATTACTGCAGAATTTAGATTTTTTAACAGTATCTTCTTCAGTTTCAGATTTTTCAGTTTCTTCTTCAGACTCTTGTGAAGCAGTATCATCTATGACTTCAGCAGCCTCTTCAACAACAGGTTCATCAACAACCTCTTCAGCAACCTCTTCCTCTTCAACAGGCCCCTCAACAACCTCTTCAACAACAGGTTCATCAACAACCTCTTCAGCAACCTCTTCCTCTTCAACAGGCCCCTCAACAACCTCTTCAACAACAGGTTCATCAACAACCTCTTCAGCAACCTCTTCCTCTTCAACAGGCCCCTCAACAACCTCTTCAGCAACCTCTTCAACAACAGGCTCCTCTTCAACAGGTTCTGCATCAGGAAGACGAGAACCACAATTTGAACAGAATTTTGCTTCTTTCACATCTTTTCCACAATCTGGACAAATAACCATTTTTAACACCATATATTAATTTATTATTAACTATATAAAAATTAAATCACATCTTTTTTCATTATTTCTCTTAAAACAGCAGTTGCATAAGATCCCTTATTTATTGAAAATTCACATAAAACGCCATCATCTGTTGCATTTGCTGATGCATCCCAAATTTGGAATCGCATTGAACGTCTAAGGCCATGACTTCCCAAACGAGGCATTTTTGGAACTTCAAAATCTTCTCTTGTAATATTATAATTCTTTAAAATGTTTTCTTCCATTTCACCAACAACCCCTCCTGCAAATGGGACTTTTGTACCATATAACGGGCATGTTGGACTGGCTTGGAAGTTATCAATCAATTCCTGAAATTCTTCAGGAGTCTTATCGCGAACAATATGCTCTTCTGAATCAATTACGATATCCCCTTCAATATACTTGTTTATTCCCATTTCAACCCTTTTGCTTACAGCCTCATTGAACAAATATGATTGATAAGCGTGGACAAACATTCTTTGAAGTGGCTTAGGAAGTGCATGCAATGCATTCATATAAGATTTGTCAGTTAATTCTCCTTTTTTAGAATCCCTAATCAATTCTTTAACCATCATTTTTTCATAACGCATTCCCTTACCCATTAAATTAAGGGCTTCTTCAAGGTTTCCGTCATCAAATGCCTGTCTTGCCATCTGATTGTCTTCACCCTCATCGCTTTGGGGATTGCCAATATAAACTTGAACAGCCTTTTCAAGATTATTTTCAACAAGCGCTTCACCGACCAAATGAGTTATTGTTCTTGGTTTTCCAAACCTTTGCCAACCGAAATAGTTAGGAACTCCTGTGACTTCCAATTCCTTTAAAACATCGTTTGCTATATCTGCACTTTTTTCAATATCATCCAAATCCCTAATAAGAATCTTGAATTTGTTTCCCTTAAGCTGGCCCATTCTAAGCTTTTTGCGGCCACGAACTATTTTTAAAAAATCAGTCTTATAGATATCCAGGTTTTCAACCTGCTTGAATTGCTCCTCTGAGTCCATGTTGGCAATGCATATCCATTGGCGAGTGATTGCCTTTTTATCTTTCATTCCTGCAAAGCCCATTCTCTTTCTTGAAATATGCAAATCACGAGCGATATCCAAAACAACATCCAAGGTGGTTCTTCCTAATTTTTCAATCCATACATAAACGTTAGGTCCTTCACCCTCCGGGATGAC from Methanobrevibacter sp. YE315 encodes:
- a CDS encoding nitroreductase family protein, which encodes MKLIIDEELCVACKQCMQVCIRDNIIVEDFAVETGGNCFECGHCMAICKQKAITLKSFEGKQDRIQDYNPREIPVEYEELLQFLKQRRSVRWFKNKKIDKETFDKLFEGAYYSPSAQNQQDVEFVVLDEKLDDFMNLVYEIIKVKEDEFFRIKEFGDYLKDNTTKEFHPLLWEGKQLILTFSTDKTSAVIANARLELLAYSLGLGGFYSLFILKADEINHDKLMEFFPKINKNKHMYSAFIIGYPKLRFRRTIPHKDINVTYF
- a CDS encoding amidohydrolase family protein, translating into MQTLIENVNVINPQEDLKTHQNVLIEDNFIKEISSDKISTKSKVDVIDGEDNYLLPGFIDCHTHIFAKGFHKEENMANPLGIHFYNAVPHSLQTINAGVTTIRDCGSADLGFKLAQQRKLFTAPKIHLSITPLVMTGGHFDLLLPSGWDMEIMYPGFPKGRCDGIEEVLKKTREVKRAGADFIKVMCSGGVLTTNTSPEFPQFNKKELKTIVCEANASNMKVSAHCHSLKGMNNCIDAGFSSIEHGTFIDKKTACKMVKNNVSLVPTLLVHQFLYKNGFPAWDSYADEKTAKLKEIVKVHKENIAAAYQEGVNILMGTDSGVIPHGHNLEELVHLTDIGMSEAEAMACGTIKAAEFLGQNNLGQVKENCVADLILVNSNPLDDVSILSDNDNVLNVFQDGELIK
- a CDS encoding DUF126 domain-containing protein, encoding MIKCRNIAKGKGKGELIVSSEPISFLGGVNPETGVIIDPNHELKGECIKDKVLFIPGGKGSTVGSYVIFQMMKNNTAPNAIICLNAEPIIATGAIMSDIPMVDSPAQTKDLTTGTLVEVDGDNGTIEIL
- a CDS encoding zinc-ribbon domain-containing protein, producing MVICPDCGKDVKEAKFCSNCGSRLPDAEPVEEEPVVEEVAEEVVEGPVEEEEVAEEVVDEPVVEEVVEGPVEEEEVAEEVVDEPVVEEVVEGPVEEEEVAEEVVDEPVVEEAAEVIDDTASQESEEETEKSETEEDTVKKSKFCSNCGTEVSIGTTFCPQCGFKFIQEEEQKTKFCQSCGEKININAEICPHCGVRVANIRSSEEKNVILSAILSIIFPGLGQLYLGLNKKGIIFILGYIISFILVFLLIGFILMPIIWIWALIDSIRSTEAINRGEHVEDELF
- the truD gene encoding tRNA pseudouridine(13) synthase TruD gives rise to the protein MLNANTYVTTQEGIGGTIRNQYEDFYVEEIPEVIPEGEGPNVYVWIEKLGRTTLDVVLDIARDLHISRKRMGFAGMKDKKAITRQWICIANMDSEEQFKQVENLDIYKTDFLKIVRGRKKLRMGQLKGNKFKILIRDLDDIEKSADIANDVLKELEVTGVPNYFGWQRFGKPRTITHLVGEALVENNLEKAVQVYIGNPQSDEGEDNQMARQAFDDGNLEEALNLMGKGMRYEKMMVKELIRDSKKGELTDKSYMNALHALPKPLQRMFVHAYQSYLFNEAVSKRVEMGINKYIEGDIVIDSEEHIVRDKTPEEFQELIDNFQASPTCPLYGTKVPFAGGVVGEMEENILKNYNITREDFEVPKMPRLGSHGLRRSMRFQIWDASANATDDGVLCEFSINKGSYATAVLREIMKKDVI